In Bacillus horti, a single genomic region encodes these proteins:
- a CDS encoding ABC transporter permease → MRNSWKVATWELQKNLKNKSFIISIFLTPAIFLLFALIPNLLSSNGPDFEDSIQGIPGNTPHTVTIYTIDELELTQEINEALIQAGSGVRLEASTSSEEQLSEQVTDQENLGYVRLDQRLFEEKQLSLYVGHEDATYVWELNRVINDVLDAHVLRESGAGENAIQYAIQPLTSEAIPLTTDVESDFLKHLIPGVVAGVILFSIMMTGMMQFQSALQEKKDKVSEIILSSITAHQLMQGKIIGYFLLGIIQIGVWLAIGIPAASLYFDISIVSYLLNVEFLMLLSYSIAGYLLFSCIFVALGATMDDLNTSSNFQGVIFMLPFIPFILIAPVVTDPNGIVAVVSSYIPITAPAIMILRLSLTEPVATVEVILSLIVLAASIWVMMKVAGKIFKTGIMMYGKNATLGEIWKWIRQ, encoded by the coding sequence ATGAGAAATAGCTGGAAGGTTGCCACTTGGGAATTACAAAAAAATCTAAAGAACAAATCCTTCATCATTTCTATATTTTTAACACCTGCGATTTTCTTGCTTTTTGCTTTGATTCCTAATTTGCTTTCTAGCAATGGTCCAGATTTTGAGGATTCAATTCAAGGGATACCGGGTAATACTCCACATACGGTAACCATTTATACTATAGATGAGTTGGAGCTTACTCAAGAAATAAATGAAGCTCTCATTCAAGCGGGGAGTGGAGTACGGCTAGAGGCTTCAACCAGCTCTGAAGAACAGCTATCAGAACAAGTAACAGACCAAGAAAATTTAGGCTATGTAAGACTGGATCAACGTTTGTTTGAAGAGAAACAGTTATCCCTTTATGTAGGTCACGAGGACGCTACATATGTTTGGGAGCTAAATCGAGTTATCAATGATGTACTTGATGCTCATGTGCTGAGAGAAAGTGGCGCAGGTGAGAATGCGATTCAATATGCAATCCAACCACTAACTTCTGAAGCAATACCTCTTACAACAGACGTAGAAAGTGATTTCTTGAAGCATTTAATTCCTGGAGTTGTAGCTGGGGTCATCTTATTTTCTATCATGATGACAGGCATGATGCAGTTCCAAAGTGCGCTACAAGAAAAGAAAGACAAGGTGTCAGAAATTATTCTTTCCTCCATAACAGCGCATCAGTTAATGCAGGGGAAAATTATTGGGTATTTTCTATTAGGGATTATCCAAATTGGTGTTTGGTTAGCAATTGGTATTCCTGCTGCTAGTTTGTATTTTGACATCTCGATCGTTTCGTACCTTCTCAATGTAGAATTTTTGATGCTGTTAAGCTATTCGATTGCAGGCTACTTACTTTTCTCTTGTATATTTGTTGCACTCGGAGCAACGATGGATGACTTAAACACGTCAAGCAATTTCCAAGGCGTTATCTTTATGTTACCTTTTATTCCATTTATTCTAATTGCACCAGTTGTTACAGACCCAAATGGAATAGTTGCTGTAGTATCTTCTTATATCCCTATAACGGCACCTGCGATAATGATTCTTAGACTTTCTTTAACAGAACCTGTTGCCACTGTTGAGGTGATTCTGTCCTTAATAGTACTAGCTGCTTCTATATGGGTGATGATGAAAGTAGCTGGAAAAATATTTAAGACTGGTATTATGATGTATGGTAAAAATGCTACGTTAGGAGAAATATGGAAGTGGATTAGGCAATAA
- a CDS encoding hydrolase — protein MDQKKKYYIAVENGQILEDQEAAAYELVIEATEEEVNELSKLFAKKDVEDVGLFVDPHLPNKWSDVEDDVQSYSNQLEEIYKLIYRLGTPETKQHIEQNEIIEKVSNDHQQYDFGTEMKND, from the coding sequence ATGGATCAGAAGAAAAAGTATTATATCGCTGTGGAAAATGGACAGATCCTTGAGGATCAAGAAGCTGCTGCGTATGAGCTTGTCATTGAAGCTACGGAAGAAGAGGTTAATGAGCTATCTAAATTATTCGCTAAAAAGGATGTAGAGGATGTCGGACTTTTTGTTGACCCTCATCTACCGAATAAGTGGAGTGATGTAGAAGATGATGTACAAAGCTATAGCAACCAATTAGAGGAAATATATAAATTAATTTATCGCTTAGGAACCCCTGAGACTAAGCAACATATTGAACAGAACGAAATTATTGAAAAGGTTAGCAATGATCATCAACAGTATGATTTCGGTACAGAAATGAAAAATGATTGA
- a CDS encoding BsuPI-related putative proteinase inhibitor, producing MKMKKSLLWSILSIVALLVVSACGQETTGGSETGGEPVEQNGTQLETNLEVEQSGSNILFKLHLENKGTEDVELEFSSSQQYEVTIKDEDGEEVYRHSIDKMFAQALTTVEVKAGETYTWEDELDLNSQSVVLDGTVTVEAEIVATNTAESLGLSQSDLTATAELEWEATEDSTGGSEDPNTESGDNEVYENDTFRNIEVSGENGVYTITGEARVFEANLNYSVTEGHFYYIEDAHETTSNGAPNWGTFTINIDISEEELPVNGTVTLELYETSAKDGSRMDELFIPLESFN from the coding sequence ATGAAAATGAAAAAATCATTGCTTTGGTCTATTTTATCTATAGTTGCCTTACTAGTTGTATCAGCTTGTGGTCAAGAAACAACTGGAGGCAGCGAAACAGGAGGAGAGCCTGTGGAGCAAAATGGAACTCAACTAGAGACGAATTTAGAAGTGGAGCAAAGTGGAAGCAACATTCTTTTTAAGCTCCATCTAGAAAATAAAGGAACAGAGGATGTTGAACTGGAGTTCTCTTCCTCTCAGCAATATGAAGTAACGATTAAGGACGAAGATGGAGAAGAGGTCTATCGCCACTCTATCGACAAGATGTTTGCTCAAGCCCTAACGACGGTTGAAGTTAAAGCTGGGGAAACCTACACTTGGGAGGATGAGCTTGACTTGAACTCTCAGTCCGTTGTGCTTGACGGTACAGTAACGGTTGAAGCTGAAATCGTAGCTACGAATACGGCTGAGAGTCTTGGGTTAAGCCAGTCAGATCTAACGGCTACGGCTGAACTAGAGTGGGAAGCAACTGAAGATTCAACCGGAGGTTCTGAAGATCCAAACACAGAGTCTGGAGACAATGAGGTTTATGAAAATGATACCTTCCGTAACATAGAGGTTTCCGGTGAAAATGGTGTATATACGATAACTGGTGAAGCTCGCGTTTTCGAAGCTAACTTAAACTATAGTGTTACTGAAGGTCACTTTTACTACATTGAAGATGCACATGAAACAACATCTAATGGTGCGCCAAATTGGGGAACATTTACCATTAACATTGATATCTCTGAAGAGGAGCTACCTGTTAACGGTACAGTGACCTTAGAGCTTTATGAGACTAGTGCCAAGGACGGCTCAAGAATGGATGAGCTTTTCATTCCATTAGAAAGCTTTAATTAA
- a CDS encoding amidohydrolase yields the protein MILIKNAEIHTITNGILKNASILVENGKIKEIGQEITVEDQVEVIDSAGKMVTPGLIDVHTHLGVYEEIVGPAGADGNELTDPATPQVRALDAINPMERGFVDAIQAGVTTVQVMPGSGNVIGGEMLVIKTFGNIVDEMIVKSPSALKIAFGENPKKVYGGKNKMPASRMGLAAVLRENLVKGQNYLRKLELAEKDPDKAPERDLKLEILAKVLKKEIQVRAHAHRADDIVTAIRIAKEFDLDLTIEHCTEGHKIPEFIKQSGFRVSVGPTMSSRSKIELGDKGWHTLTTLAEHGVPFSITTDHPVVPIDYLITATATAVAHGLDEQLAWEALTINAAKHMKVEDRVGSLEVGKDADLVIWSGHPLYQHQSQVEATMINGQFVYRKS from the coding sequence ATGATTCTAATTAAGAACGCTGAAATACATACGATTACAAATGGTATATTGAAAAATGCTTCAATACTAGTGGAGAACGGAAAGATAAAGGAAATAGGTCAGGAAATTACTGTAGAAGATCAGGTAGAGGTTATAGATTCCGCTGGAAAAATGGTTACACCAGGTTTAATAGATGTGCATACACATCTAGGAGTGTATGAAGAAATTGTTGGACCTGCTGGGGCAGATGGTAATGAGCTTACTGATCCAGCCACTCCTCAGGTTCGTGCTTTAGATGCGATTAATCCGATGGAGCGCGGGTTTGTTGATGCCATACAAGCTGGGGTCACAACGGTTCAGGTGATGCCTGGAAGCGGTAACGTCATTGGTGGGGAAATGCTCGTCATCAAAACATTTGGAAACATTGTAGATGAGATGATTGTCAAAAGTCCATCTGCATTAAAGATAGCTTTTGGAGAAAATCCTAAGAAAGTGTATGGCGGTAAAAATAAAATGCCAGCTTCAAGAATGGGCTTGGCTGCCGTATTACGTGAGAATTTGGTGAAAGGGCAGAATTATCTACGCAAGCTTGAGCTTGCGGAAAAGGATCCTGATAAAGCTCCTGAGCGTGACTTGAAGCTAGAGATATTAGCTAAGGTGCTGAAAAAGGAAATTCAAGTCAGAGCTCATGCTCATCGTGCAGATGATATTGTAACAGCTATCCGAATTGCTAAGGAGTTTGACTTAGATCTGACGATTGAGCATTGTACAGAAGGTCATAAAATTCCTGAATTTATTAAGCAATCAGGCTTTAGAGTATCTGTTGGACCAACGATGTCTAGTAGGTCTAAAATTGAACTAGGAGATAAAGGCTGGCATACACTTACTACTTTAGCAGAGCATGGTGTCCCATTTTCCATTACAACAGACCATCCTGTTGTCCCTATTGACTATTTAATTACGGCTACGGCTACTGCTGTGGCTCATGGGTTAGATGAGCAGTTAGCTTGGGAGGCTCTCACAATTAACGCGGCCAAGCATATGAAGGTCGAAGATCGTGTTGGTTCATTAGAGGTAGGGAAAGATGCAGATCTTGTGATCTGGTCTGGGCATCCTCTTTATCAGCATCAAAGCCAGGTTGAAGCAACAATGATCAATGGGCAATTTGTATATAGAAAAAGTTAG